In Vicia villosa cultivar HV-30 ecotype Madison, WI linkage group LG7, Vvil1.0, whole genome shotgun sequence, the DNA window AGAGAATGCTGCATCATTGGCGAAATCTCTTTACACGGCAATAGGAATTCCAATGGCTATGTGCTGTTTAATCTACTCATTTCTTTATAAGACCTATCCGAGAGATCGGGAACGAGCTAGGATGGACGCTTTAATAGAATCGGAGATGAAGCATATTGAATCGGATGGCTTAGTCATGGATAAGTCCGAGGAAATGTATATTGGAGATTATGATGGCGATGGTGttgatcttgatgatgaagaacatgTATTGCTCTAGTTTAGATTCTCTAACTTAGGTGAGTAATTAATTCAAAAGTTTTTAGAGAAGTTTCTTTCAGGTTTTCTTAGTGGTTAGAATTTTCCATATATATATTTTGATCAATTTTTGGCATCAACCAAACATGGATAGTTATAGAACCAAGTGTATACACCTTCATAGTATTATCTTTCACATAAGAGGGGAGAGATTCGTTTGTTATACGCAATTCAATTGTGTACACTGTTATACATAGGATGACAATGAATGTAAATTTATATGGTTTGTTTGGTTAATGTGATTGACATTCTGATTTGTTAACTTAATTCTCATGTATGGTTTAATGTCCTTAAATAATGCTGTAGATAGAAGTTTTGATTCTTTTGAAGGTTGATCATAACATTGTTATCTTTTTCATTTTATCTAAAAAacaaataagtttaagtttggggagATAAAAAACTCATAATTTCATAGACCTTGAAATAGCCAAGAAGCTGGTTGCAAGCTGAAGAAAATACCCATATTTTTCAATATATCcatgtttaaaataaattaaaaagccGTACAATGCACTTTCAATCAGTTGGTTATTGGTGCTCGCATATATAACACTTTAGGCTTTGTTTGCGAATTTGGAGaaaaagggaggggagggctttgaaaaataggaaaaatttggtgaaaaaaataaaaatattttgggtaggagggttttggagggtttgattttattcaaacaccaaaaactccataaaatggataaactcaaaaattatattgaaggagAGTTTTGgaaggcttacataaattttccaaatatcttatAGCCTATAGGTTGTTATACTGTtctgaaaattaaatatttaataataataatgactcttttattattttaaaacaaaattattttttcaaaaaatgtcaaatattttcgtataattttttaaaatttcgttttcAGAAGGCTTCTCCTTCccttcccttcccctcccctccaaactcacaAACATATTGACGTTTGCATTATAAATAGATAGGACGCGTTATATGAATTGACATAtgcatttaatgcaaatataTCAATTGGATGTAattgtactttttttttttaattgaatgttCCAATTGGATGTAATtttgctttttttaattttatttttaatatattatgaaatataattgtatattattttgtactatattttagTAGGAAATTTGGTATAAATTGAGGTGTGATGTGAACTATTTTCTCACATctcttcttaattttttttttaaaattttgttcatTTGTTCCAACATAAATATTTATGTGCATTTTTTTTTTGTCGAGAATCAAGTCTTTGATGAAAATTTGTTTTTGGCATAACTGGAGACTAGCTTGAATATTTGGTTACCGGTAGAGATTAAAAATGGTGATGAAAAAGTTAAAAGAATAGACAAACTTGTTTCGTACATGTCCATTACAGAAATACAATGACAAAATCCAACGTTGTTGGTTACCAATTAAGAATGACAATCATGTTAGGGGTATGATGTCTAAAACagataatattattttgattgtTGTATGATCTTAAAAAATTTATAGTGTTAAGTGTTTttatttgttgtttatgttgttgttttaGATGCATTGGTCTCCGTTCTATTGTAACCAAAAGTTGTTAtctatattaaatggaaagtttaCAAAAAATATAACAACATAATTAAATATCATTTAGAACTTATTTCAATATTGGGACAATATTTTCGTGTGTGACCGGTAAGACGACATATTCcactttcttttcattttggtaGTCATATCTATTTCGGTTTTAACACGTGTGCTGGTGGGGGGCCTTTTTTACTTCTTCTCATATTTTTGTTGTAGTAAATAACACAGTCACACCAACTTTTATGTAGTTCGAAGGCTTGAAATTTTACGTAGTCACACCAACCTTTATGTAGTTCAATCCAATAATATTCAATTGACCACTCCTCATTGTGGTCCATTGTCactgaaaatttgattttttttgtacgGTCAAATCTTGTGACTAAATCTGTGTTAGATTTCATAGTTTTCTCCTTCATAACTTTCATGCAGTTTTCGTTAAATAATTGTTCTGATTCTAACACTAAACTTCACTATCTCTGGTAGCAAACAATGATCCCGGCCTATAACAAGTTACTCTCACCAACGCATTTATGAGTAAGATTCCAGTGCCATTAATAGATTTCATAAGTATTAGAGTTTGATCTatctcatccttacaaaaccggttagtAAGGTGGggagtgtcactctatataaactctttcaatgctctatctccaaccagtGTGGGAGTTTAGGATCTTtctaacacaccccctcacgcccaacaCTCTTTTGGGTTTGGTGTGTGGATATTAACGGTGGGCGGACCATGGTCAGATCGATCGGCTctaataccatattagagtttaaCCTAATTCATTCTTACAAaatcggttggtaaggtgaggagtgtcactctatataaactctttcaatgctctatctccaaccaatgtgggactttaggatttttttaacacaccccctcacgcccatcatTCTTTTATGCTTGGGACGTGAATATTAACGGTGGGCAGTCCATGGCCTGATCGATAGACTCTGATACCATGTCGAAATTGggaaaattttatatattttgtaaagaatacaTAAGAGGTATTTATAGACTATAAATCTATCTAAATAAGGGAAGGGTGATTATTTTCTCTATAAATGTTAATCTAGTCATAATGAGTTGTACAGGATAGCAGCTCATAATGAGTTGTATGATATTCAACAtattctaataataatactaatattacaACAAATTATAATGTAAGTGGGGAAATAGTCTCACATTGAataggaatgtggtgacttgagaatatataagtgggagaatccaCCCACATATcatcttaaggttttaggtggataagTGGTGTGACTCTCACCAATGTGCATAATTCTCAACTTTGTATCAATGCTCCTAGTAACTCCCCCTAACAAATGGTATTAGAGCCTTTGGTTCAAGAAAGAGATCGACTAACTTGTATCAAAATGCCCAAGAAAATGTGTCTCGTTGTCAATTTTTGGCTTCAAAGGGGGGGAAAGGATATAAATCCAGTAAAATCTTTTATGTCTGGGTCAGTTCTTGTTTCTACTTTGGTTTCACAAAGATGTCAGATAGAATGTTGGATCTCCTTTCTCTTTGTGTCttatgatctgagttatgaacacaagtATGTGTTGTGTTTTGAGTTACCCGTAATTGGGGTCTGCTCCCCTGAATTTTCCTCTAGAGACCGAGGGCTCGTGTCTGGAGGCTACTTGAGGCtaatagcttatcattttttcttcatttttttatccttattattttagcataaactcatttttatcctttataatttattttaattttaaattaaataattttgtatttaatattttgggttaatacctattttgcccccttCCATATAGCGGTTATTTGAAAaaaccccctgcaaaaaaaaagttgctaaaatttccctaacatttcaagattctctcattttatACCTTCATCACATCCAGTCAGCAAAAAAGCTGACGtggcaatttgtttttatttattttttattattatttttaatgacgtggctgGCTATgtgacatttttattattttttatttattttaattccaagtggcaatttttattattattttattgtcaaGTTGTTAAAATGCTAAATATTAAAGCTTAAAAAACATGGTCTCAATAGGAGTTGAACCCAAGACACAACGCTTACAAGAAACACAATGTTACCACTAAGCTGCTGCTTTGTTCTTAGCATTTAGTTGCCTTTGCTAATACTTAATAGATACTGAAAACGTTATTATAAACAAAGAATCATAGTTAATTGCTATTTAAAACGTTATTATAAACCAAAGAATCATAATTAAGAATAGATACTTAAttgctatttaaaaataatgctcATATAAAGAAAATTTGAATGGGATAATAGTtacagtattttttttaaattacattattttatataaatagtatctatataaatcatttatttaattctaaaataattttaatattcttaacattaaatttttacagtatattgatgttaaattattaattattatataaaacataAACATATTTTTATATGGTTCAGTcagtataaactaaattaattatatttaattatattaattatatttaattatattaattaatttaaaactagtttaattaatctagttaaattaaaactagttaaaattatttaaattaaaaataaattaatttaggttataataatttaatttagtttatattttataatttatttaactttaacagtaaaataaatattaattactattttattatttaactaatattaattaataacgttaactattaactaataaatattaactaataattattaatttaaatattaactattaactaatatattattGTATATGTACATTATTTTTAGatagtaatttaaatattaaagttataatcttttttaaagtttataataacgttttaaatataaatgatatttaatattttttaaatatgaatgtattaacattaatatttaaactaatttatgtaattaaaaataaaccaaattaaaactaaattaaaaaaaactaaattaattatattaatatagttaaattaaaactagtaaaacctatttaaattaaaatgcaGTATGCTATTAATACCATTcaaagtatttaatgaacaaAATAAACCACTTGGCTTAGTGGTTAGGTGCTTTGATTTTCAAATGGAAGGGACTGGGTTCAACTCCCACTTTCTAAAATTTTGGTTATTTAAACTGTTTTGACATATCAACCAaagattaatataatataaattgcatacgtggcattataaataataataaattaaaataaaaagccaCATGCGTCATCCACATcattagaattaaataaaaaattaaaaaaatgccacgtcagcttttttgctgactgaatgtgatgaaggtaaaaaatgagagaatcttgaaatgttagggaaattcttgcaacttttttttttgcagggggtttttcaaatgacCCCTGTATGGCAGgggggaaaataggtattaaccctaatattttttatgtcattttacatttataagttacttGAACCGTTAATTATACcgaacacttcaattagcttatcattTTCAATCTCAActatcagtcataagctatcagtcatcagccattagctataagctatcagttaatttatcagtcaaccgctatttttaccaaacagacccctAAGGCTTGATAGACTTTTTTAATAGTCCAAGCCtaacatattaaattaaataggcttttaaaaaagtcgAAGCCCGacctttttattaaataggcttgaATTGATCTGATTTTAAATAGACTAAGCTCCTCTGTAGGCCGGCCTGACGTATTCCTACTCCTACGCACGACGATTATTTGATTAGTATCTTAAAACATACTAGTAAGAATTCTATATTCATGTCCTtttcaaaaaactaaaatttacAGGCCCttcaataattatttataatttaatccttttcaaaaaactaaaatttacAGGCCCTACAAATTAAATATACAATTAAAGACGTTAAAACTCAGTAATTAAACTCATGTGCTAAATAATCGTGACCGTCTATCGTCATGTCCCAATGAAAACCAGCGTAACGGGTAAAGAAGTACCACGTCATCGATCCGCGTACAAGCACACAAGCCAATAGCAGCGCGAGAATCTTCTTCTATATAAATCACTGCAACATTTTGTCATCAACCAAATCCATTTCCAATTCCAAACTCTAAATTTTTCTCCAAATTTTCCAGTATTTCAATGGCGCCAAAGGGAGAGAAGAAGCCCGCGGAGAAGAAACCCGTAGAGGAGAAGAAGTCTACCATAGCAGAGAAAGCTCCGGCTGAGAAGAAGCCAAAGGCCGGAAAGAAGCTACCTAAGGACGGTGGTGCCGCTGCCGGagacaagaaaaagaagagaaacaaGAAGAGCGTGGAGACATACAAGATCTACATTTTCAAAGTTCTGAAGCAAGTTCACCCTGACATTGGTATCTCAAGCAAAGCCATGGGTATCATGAACAGTTTCATCAACGACATTTTCGAGAAGCTTGCTGGTGAATCTTCGAGACTTGCAAGATACAACAAGAAGCCAACGATTACTTCAAGGGAAATTCAGACTGCGGTTAGGCTTGTTCTTCCTGGAGAATTGGCCAAACATGCTGTCTCTGAAGGAACTAAAGCTGTGACTAAGTTTACTAGTTCTTAAATGTAGTACCATTTCTAGGGTTGTTTACGAAGAGGTGTAGGATAAAGTTTATTTCTCTTGGTATCAATTAGATCTTAATTAGTTTGTAATGTTCTTTTAAAAATCTAATGATAATCTTGTTTATGAAACAATACATGTCTTTTTTTGTTATCTGGTGCATAGTTTTATTGTGGGTTGTCAATGAGTTTGTGCTTCGCATTTCGTCACATATTAATGACCTTAAAACAAACTATGGATCGGTGCACTTTGCTAAAGCTATATATAAAATTGAAAACAAAGTTGGTGTTTGtatatataaaaattcagcagAATTGTTTTCATAATTACTATAGGCAGTATACATCCTCTTTGCATATATAAATATTGGGCCAGATGGTTGATTAAAGGCGGTGAAACATAGACCGTCAAAGTTGAATTTGGAACACTTACATATTGAAGGAGATTCATGTTGATACACCAATCCCTACTTTAGAAGCTATTTTTTATGTGTATGTTACTTGTATCCCTACATTAGAAgctaatttttatgtgtatgttgTGATGATGCTCAAGTTAGAGAGGATAGACTAGAAGTTGTTACCATttctaagagcatctccaatggtgcaacccatttttgggttctttatgggtcccactagccacatcatcttaaaataatttttataatttttattttaattgtataattctaaaaagttattattgggcccacaactttacctcataaactaatttgattgggtaccacaattttttcatagttgtattgcaatgcaatggtactatgatgtggcatgtctaggtggagaacttATTAGAAGGAACTACTATTGGAGATGGTCTAAAGAAGAGGGTCAAATTGCTAAAGAAAAGGGTCAAATTGTTAGAAAAAAGTGCCAGAGGAAAGAATCGTTGAAAGCATGTGATATCACTAATGAAGACTTTTAATTGAAAGATATAGTATTAATCTATGGCCAATTGATGACATTATCAATAAACACTACACcaccaatttttattttttttagaaaagaaaaattatattaaaatgaatCTAATATGAGGACAAGAGTCAAGATATATAGATATAGAGATCGGATTCAATCAGATACAAAAAGTTCTCACAATTAGCAACTAAGGCAAACTGTCTACAATTACAAATCAAACTCCTACACAGGCCTACAAAATACACATTTCAATACAAGGTTCTTTCAAACAGACCAGCATGAATTTTCTAGTTCCATAAAGACCGGCAACAGACCAGTAGTCTTCGGTTGAAACCGAACCAGCATTGTTCCAATAGCCGCCTCGGTACAATTACGTCTGCTGATTGCAGAACACCACAACGGCCCTGCTAAAATAACAATTGCAACAATGACGAAGACGCCGCAAACCAGACTGAGTCACAAAATTGCAGAGGTGTAAACCAGCTGCAACTATTGAATAGAATTATCAGCTGCTATGATCTCCCAGGCAAGACAGCCCTAACTCCAATCCATACAAAATACTGAACATGACCTTGCAAAAATAGAAGCACCCTGCAATATACCACTAGCCTTCCCAGACAGTAAAACAATGACACCAATACCAGAAAGAAGCGCAAAATAGGAACTAGTCTGCGACGAACTTTCCAAATCATCGCAAGAACACATATCCTCGATTCCAGAAATAAGAATGCAGAACCACAAGACAGAAAAATAGAATACACACATGGGTAAACAGAAAAGTCATAAGCATACCCTCGGGCTCAGGATCCATTGGTTTAAGGAGTAGATAAAGCCATTCGACTTAGCTTTTATCCATATCCAAGCCAGCACTTGAATTTCGTCGACCAAATCATCTTGCAGCCCGCTTGAGTTTCTAAAAATCTTATTGTTACGCCTTTTTCACATAGTTCATATAGATGCAAACCAAATGACAGAGAATCTATTATCCTTTACTTTACTTCGACTCGCCAAACTTGTGAACTGTTCAAAATGTGCTAGAGCAGAATTATGCAAGGCAGATAAAATGTTCAGCTAAGACCATTTACAATtggggtgttgaaaaaattattcaatagttgaatgtctacaatggtttgttgaatgaggtgtttaatgtgatgtggattaattggtgttgaaaagattcaacatgttgaatgagaaaaaagtggggccacatgcaacactttacacaattttattggttgttgtgattatttagattttattttcttttaatcatttaaaattaattatttcatagtaaataaattttttatttatttttatttttatcaaaattcattatttttttttcctctataaatagagacttggttcatttgatttggactcataaaaaaaattcacttttaattgataatagatattaatatgtaatcataaaaataaaactttaaaagaaaataataatatgatgtggggtagggtgttgaattttattaaacaaaaccattgtagtgaaaaaaaattgaatatgtgttgaattattaggtggaagagagagaagatgatgtggaagataaaaagtgaaaaagtagggtgttgaataatggaaccattgtacatagtctaacAAAGAATTTTTGTTCACCACTAAAATTAAGGAACTTGTTGAAAGGTTAAGACATTGAGAGTTGAATCTAgagtattaaatattatatttcttGGATAAATTTGGATTCATCTTTAAAAAAgagaattaataataaattacaatgtaaaatttaattttgattaagaaattataaactataaatttaaaataaaactaatttaaaattaaaaatcaattagtATGATGCTCCAAATTGAAACAAAACAAATGCTAGAAGttttgaagaaaaagaataaatttaCTAAAAACGAtgcaaacaattttttattttttagagatAATCCTTCAAAAATCAAAGTTAATATCCACCATCAAATGAAAATTGCTTTAGCGCCACTCCGAAAGTAAAAATCCACCGTGGCGATCCGCGTGATGCCCATTTTTCACAATAACTTCTTATCCAACGGTTCACATAATCAAGTAGCTCTTTCACACGGATAGCTACCTAATCAACGGCAAAGCATTAATCCTCTCAAATTCTATATAAAATTGTAACAATACATTGTGTAAAGTAAGCATCGAAAATTCTGAAGTTCTAACTAAGAAACCAGATCTTGCAAGTAATCAATCAGCGATGTCAGGAAGAGGTAAAGGAGGAAAGGGTTTGGGAAAGGGTGGAGCAAAGCGTCATCGGAAAGTTCTTAGAGATAACATTCAAGGAATCACCAAACCTGCTATTCGTCGTCTTGCTAGACGTGGTGGTGTGAAGCGTATAAGTGGTTTGATCTATGAAGAAACTCGTGGTGTTCTCAAGATTTTTCTCGAAAATGTTATTCGTGATGCTGTCACTTACACTGAACATGCTCGCCGCAAGACAGTTACTGCCATGGATGTTGTTTATGCGCTCAAGAGGCAAGGAAGGACTCTTTACGGTTTTGGGGGTtaggttaattgttgttattagtaTTTGTTAGAATTAGTACTAGTAATTAGTCATTTGTAATGACTTGTTTAATTAATCTCAGCTTGTTGAATGTTCATATATGTGTAATTGTTGCTTAATTACTGTTTACAGTTGATCTTTGTATCTTCTTAAACTTGCAATATCAAAATCACTTTGGTTGAGTAAAACTAATTTAAGAATTGGATTCTATGTTGAAAAtgaaaaacctttgaacattgtaGCTTGGATGATGACTAATAATTAAAGATTTATTACGATGATAGAGCAGTTAGGGCCAAAGCATCTAACTTTGATGAATTGGAACATTTCAGAACTCCATTTATTACTAGTATTACATATTTCTCTACAACACAGCAATACTTACATGATTCGAAGAAGTGCCCATTGTTGTCTTGAGGTGAAGGTACCAAGTATATGTCAACTGTTGATGTGtgcattaaataaataaatgaacaaaAATGGTGTATGTTGATACAATTGTATAGTAAATTGTCAACTCATGTTTGTTTAGGGGAGATTTCAAAGAGAGAACTTACAGGTTTTGATACAATAGTTAAAAGGATGTTTAGGCACTCAAatacttagggtgtgtttggttcgaggtaaacggaggggaggggaggggaggggagggaatgtttataataaaatgtgtttggttcaatttttaggaggggagaggaggggaggggagcaaaatccctccaaatcacacattttgcgttcccccgaatcggggggattcggaggggaggggagggaaagtGACTGTTgacatttaataaattaatatatttactaaaataccctcaattttattttattatttcaaaattattattttctttcgtctgctttttttttctttctctattgcttatatcaatttattataattattttttacttttaaattattatttttctttaataaaatttataataactaaaatttttaattttttattataacttttatttttatgtttatttatattaattttttttctaatttcgttatatattctattttatatatatatatatatatatatatatatatatatatatatatatatatatatatatatatatatatatatatatatatatatattataatattttaaatcattcaattattttgtttattttatatattatatatatcgataaattattttatgtattcaaaagttgttatcaacatatagaTAATTTTGCGCCGAAAGTTATAATACATATCAagtgtattcaatttttttaatattatgtggtaagttataaatttttaatcattaaatattacgaatattattttcaaaaaattatttatgaaattttcaacTTTGAATATCGTATTAGttatataaaatcataaggaTAAAAACGTAAACTATtaataaaacccctcccctcccctcgtgaaccaaacgtatttttaatcaaattccctcccctccccttgtttgaaccaaacatatatataattaataaaattccctccccttccctcccctccccttcccttcattaaaattcctcccctcccctccccctcatttgaaccaaacagacccttagtcTTAAGTAGGGTTTAGGCACTCAAATACTTAGTCTTAAGTAGGGTTTAGGGTTCAGTTTGTACAATCAGTTTGTTTGTTAGTTTTTTATATGGTGTAGCAGTGGCTTGCTCTTAGCAGTGTGTATTTTTTGATGCAGCATATGTATTT includes these proteins:
- the LOC131620624 gene encoding probable histone H2B.1; this encodes MAPKGEKKPAEKKPVEEKKSTIAEKAPAEKKPKAGKKLPKDGGAAAGDKKKKRNKKSVETYKIYIFKVLKQVHPDIGISSKAMGIMNSFINDIFEKLAGESSRLARYNKKPTITSREIQTAVRLVLPGELAKHAVSEGTKAVTKFTSS
- the LOC131620625 gene encoding histone H4, with protein sequence MSGRGKGGKGLGKGGAKRHRKVLRDNIQGITKPAIRRLARRGGVKRISGLIYEETRGVLKIFLENVIRDAVTYTEHARRKTVTAMDVVYALKRQGRTLYGFGG